The sequence AACCTTGGCTCTGTTTCCTTGTCTAACCCACTTTCCACACTAATTTTACTCCGCTCTCCTCCACACAGCAGCTGTTGCTGCACAGATGAACCAAAATAACATCATATAATTTCCAAAACTTATTATAGTATGTGTTTCTTCTCTGTCATTGGCAAGCTATTGACACGCCATAGAAAATACCGTATTTTTACTCAAATGCTGTAGTTCAAGACTGCAACAGGTAAACTATTTCTGgccttttttgtttgaaaagagaggctttattttgtatttgcatAGACGGAAACTCAAACTTTCCGTTAATCTCTGTGAAAAGGTGTCAGATAGAGCTCTAAAAAAGGTACTTATTCGCTGAGCTTTTGATGATGGGGACGTTGGAAGTCTTTGAAGTGCATTACATAAGCTTGTACCAAATAACAGTGAGAAATATTGCTCAAAAGCGTTAATGCTCCGTAACCTTAGCATGTCATTGGAGGGCAGGATGATGGGATTAAGACTTGATATGTACAAAGACAAACTGTTCCTTATCATGTTTCCCGAAAAGGCCAATGAGTCACTGTTGTGAAATATCATTTTTTGGTGCTGGATTAGAAGAGACGGATCAGTGAGGCAAGACTGAAGGCAGCTGTCTCACTGTCGCCCTCCtgagaacactttttttttttttttattgtttgccaGTAAGTGACAGCTCTTGTGTTCGCCTTGCCATTTCAAACCGCATTTCAAACCACCTCATAACACATCCATGCCCCTCCCAAGTGACCATCACACTTTGCAAAGGCTTCTCACACCACGAGCCATGTAACCAAACACAACACGGAAAAGACTGGAGTCTGATTCTTAAGCATTTCATACAACAGTCCTGGCACATGTGTCAAATACATATTCTGAATAAGCTTTTTAAAGGACAATTGTGTCCTTTTTTGTCTTAAACTGTTTGGTCTAGAGAAGGGCTGTCAAACTAAATTTAGTTCAACGGCCAAATACGAACGTTTGCACTTGCAGttataaattaaatgtaaagtaTGAAAGGCAtaaacaatatctaagcaataagtgacaaatacttAAATgccctttgatttatttatttgttttttcgattttttttttaattttgtcagattttgtggagtaatttgagaaaaattgcaggattctggaaaaatgtatagttctttcaacaacaatttttaACTGAATTGTTTGGcaatacacaataattcatgtagAATCAGATGCTTtaagggccacatttggcccccgggccttgagtttcacaCAATTGGTCTAGAGTTTGTAAATGAATTGCACCAATTCCATTTCTATGgcttaatgtaaaaatataatttgtgcattttaccGTGTGGTTACCATTGTCTGTATGCTTCTATTGAACGTTTGTTCAACCACAATTTGCAATCtaatcaaaatgcattttctaccaacctgtaaaagtgaaacaagAAAAAACGTGTTCCTCTTCTTTAGGTTGGTAGAAAATACAATAATCTGCCTCTACATTTTTGTAATACAGAGTGATATAAGCATCAAGGctcaattgtaatttttttttttttaaaccaatttttAGGTAGTAAATGGCAGCCACCATACAGCCCCAATAATTGAAGGGTTACGTGACTATCAGAATGATAGATGATCAGGTCTATATTGTACTTACAAGCCTGCACATCTCAATCAGATCCAGAGATTATTCACAAATCACTATTGATTGAGGTGGTCCAATTGGTTAAAATGGAAATGAACACACCAGCCTTGGAAATTGGAGTATGAAAAACAAACCTCATACTGTCTGAGAATTTACATATCCAAGGCTGGAGAGAATAATACAGGCTGTAGCATACGTGGAGTAAagtcaagaaaaaaacaaatgtaagaGTTCGTCTCAGCAATAACTCAGAGAGAGTTTGCTcagcaggggaaaaaaaaaacaacgccAAACAATCAACCTTCCCTCTGGCTGTTTGGAGATCGATTAATTCACCTCCAGCTCATCAGAACAAGCAGCCAAACTGTCTCCTTCTCCTCAATCATTGTATCAGACACAGGCTGAGCAAATGATGCAAACAACTGCAAGCCTAATTTGACACATTAGAGTGAAGGAAATTATGCCTTTTTGGAGGTTTGTTGTTTTGGtcaacaaacaattaaaaaccaaactaaacttAAAGGCTATTCGGGCCATTTCAGTGTTTGCAaggctctgttttttttatttcattggtgTTAGTTACATAAAGGACGATTTagaatttacatttaatttgaaaaggaaaTCTTATCCtttggtataataataattaagtttatttttttaccttaagGCACGAAGTCCATTTCATTCATCTGTCTAATTGCGGCGATTATTCTGTAAATTACTGTTCTTAatctgattatttttgtcttgatTGATCTTTGATGTTGCAACTACACTTATTATTCCATTAAGGGATCATCAGCAAAAAATATGGGCCAATTTATAATCATTAAACTCCGTGTTGGTGTTGAGTGGGTATAAAGGGATGCAAAATTGGTCAATAACTCTTGCAAGGATTATGTTTGTGAGTTTGATGGGAAATAAGCATCGAGTATAAAGTCAAGCAAACATATCAACAATCCTTGACTGTCTCTTGAAAGATTCAGCATTGGTCtgatttcattattattcactGAATGCAGCAGCAATACGTGAACTTTGTAAACATTTGTGTAAATGTGAATGATTTTGGCGTCCCCGATGACTTGCAAGATATTAAGAATGCCTAACCTAACCTTGTGTACTGAGGAGGCTCTGAATCCAtcagtggatggatggattcatGCAAGGCCTGGAGGCAGACAAACACAGGCATGGCTCCTACTCACCCAGCATACATTTATTACAGTGAAAGGAACCCTGGTGTCCTGCAGAAATCTCATGCATTCACACTCAGCTCAGGGACGACCTGCTCTTAGAAAGTCTGAGGTCTTGTCATCCAACCCCTAAGAAGCAGTTCTGCTGAACTTTTACTCCTCCGTGCAGCCCTCGTCATGCTTGAGTGATTAGAGCTTCTAAATCAAACCGATGTTAATGAGCGCCAACCTGCTTGACACACGCTTTGGACTTTGGCATGTTTGGGACCGTGGGGCAGCTCTTTGCCAATCTTTCCTTTAGTCAGCTGTTAAACCATTTGCATTCACGTGTCATTCATGCAACCTTCTCTGAAGAGGAATATATTTCCTCAGGCGTTGCAATAAATAATTAAGTGAATTTATAATGCTTGTGCAGATCTGTTAATATTTAACATATGGTTTGATAAAGTCAGTGACACATTTACGGCCATGGTAATATTCTTTACATTATGTGTTACATAAAAAACGCAAATGTAGATTTAAACCATAGGCAGAGTTTTGGGTCGcagaagaaaaaatataatgaaatatatAGATCGTCTTgagatttgcgccaaccacaatgtgtgtaaccttatacaataatgcaaaaacgaTTAGTAACATAGATAATGTTGACTCCAAAAATTTGCGTTGaagtgttgttaaatgttgttgtTCATGATAAAATGAGGCtagcggccgctttctgcttcatttttgctgcagtaccatacatgggtacagtgtcgcttcaccatttacattgtgaagaagaattgcgaaatagaaaaagaaccaacctaaagtctcaaaagtttgggattattgtttttgttttatggcacttaaaatatttgtatatgatGTACATTGAATTCCCAAACTCCGCGTATGATTTAAACCTCCTAAAATGCTACTATTCAGTCCCCTGGGTCTCACACATTTTTTCACTCGACTTTCAAAAATAATCTCATTCAACGGCGACTTTATGCTGCACATTATGTTGCTGTCACCTAAATAATTCATCATAACTGATGAGATAACAGTTCATATTGATTATGCCTGTCACAACATGGAAGACGTGATCAATAATCCATCTTTCTGCATTTCTTGCGCAGGTGTTTTGTCACACTGAGCCCATATTTCCTTCGGAAGTCTTCAACAACCATCAAAGAGCTGGAGCCCAGACGATCAAGCATGGACGTGCCCAGGATGGCTGAGGGCCTGTTCAGCAGCACGCTGTCCTCGTCGGGCGGCGGCCATCACGGGCCGTCGTACCTGACGCTGGAACAGAAGGCGGCCTTCGTTTTCGTGCTGCTGCTCTTCATCTTCCTGGCCCTCCTAATCGTGCGCTGCTTTCGGATCCTTCTGGACCCGTACCGCAGCATGCCCTCATCAAACTGGACTGACCACACGGAGAAAGACACGTTTGATTACCGAATAGTCTAAAAACCtgcacaaagcaaaacaaaaaaagtcatatAAATAGACTGATTTGATGCGTTCAAAGCagttttaatcaaagaaaagcCTAAATAGCAGGAAATAAAAAACTGCAAACCAATCTAACAGCTTCTCCCTGCCAATTAAAAAATCTCAGCTACAAAGAGACAGCATACTATGAAGAATATCAATCAAATGCACATCAATCTCTGTTAAAAGATGCACCAGagccattttacattttactgtCCTTTTCCCCTGCCATCAAACTCCAGATGGACTACCTTTGCACCTCGTCCGTCTCGTGTGGAAGTTTGTTCTCACGTCTAACACAGggtcaaatatatttttcagaTGCAAGCAAGTTGGGTAATAACACTGTTTACATTATCTCATGTTTACTCACCTCCTTAGACTTTTATTGATAATGTAGACAATCAGTGTTTGTAActgttaatgaaaaaaaacaaaagacaatttTTTAGTGCTTAGGTCATTAAGGTTCTtcgtaatttatttttgtttaaggtTGTGGACAGAGATGAgaggtacaaaaaaaaacttagtaCGAGTAATTCAGGCAATGAAGATTTTAATGCCTTATGTGTGTTTAAGATATTCTGTCGTTATTCCCAATCTTAGGGATGGGGGGAGTGATAAAAGCATTGGCTGCCAAGCACAGTGAGGTGTGAAAGCTCCCTTTAAAGTGTATTAAAAGCTTGGATGAAGATATGCCTGCAGCGAAAAACTGTCTGTTGTGTTAGATttgggaagaaaaaataaataaatagtcctTCCATTCTTGGAAGGGCCTTCAGTGTCTACTTTTTTATATGTCAACAGCTAAACGgtgttgaagaagaaaaaaaaaagtgtttactgTGCTGTACACTGTGCCTAatttcaaaagagaaaagaacgACAACGGGTTCttatttttggttttcaaatgtgtttttttgtgttgtgccAGTTAGAGAAGCAGCATTTTACTGCCTGCGGTTGGTATATTGACAGTTGGTATGCCAGATCTGCAGAGATTTGATGGTGAAGATGAAGCGTTTTCACATCGAACCCTTTACGAACACGTCGTTGGCTCTTTTGTTGGGCAAATATTTCAACTGTGCGCCTTATAGTGTAGATTGTTTACAGTATCGTAGGTTGCAGAGATGCCTCGACCACTGCTGTGTGAGGTCTTTGCGCTTAACAGAGATGTCATACAACATGatgaaaacatgtaaaatatatatattaaaagacagAATTTGTTTTCTGATTTAGTTTCTGCCGGGATGCAAGGTAACTGTGACTCTTTTGATGACACGTGATGTTCTTGTGATCTGCTGTGGCCTTTTCCTTCCTAATGCAGATGTTGAAATGTTGTGCTGAGACAgtgtttcatttttgttcattttttattcatccgCATGCATTTCTGGCAGAGTCTGTCCTCCGTGCATGATTAATAGTGAAGTGCTTCACCCCTCATTTCGTAGCTATGGGTCAGCTGTTCCAGCTGCTTTTTTCCTGTCTGTGTaggagcacttttttttttctcttgttttgatcttcttcttttttttttttttgctccaagctgcagtttttttccaataaaaagGGTCAACGGACACAAttgccatttttatgtaattatttaatcaCTGTTGTGCCAAATAAAAACGTGGTAAGGTAttagagacaaaacaagatgGCAAAAGGAAAGCAATCTCCCGATCCTTTTCCTGCCATTTGCACGGCAGCACCGCAGGCTCAATACATTCTTTCTACCTATTTTATCAGTGGCTGCCAGAGGTAGCCGGCAGGTGTCTCGATTGGTTTTCTGTGAACCCAGACACTTTGTCTTGCTatacacccacccacacacacccacacacacacacacacacacacacggcctaGTCCCCAGGCCCAAGCTGCTCTTTGAG is a genomic window of Gouania willdenowi chromosome 16, fGouWil2.1, whole genome shotgun sequence containing:
- the LOC114478053 gene encoding cortexin-3; amino-acid sequence: MDVPRMAEGLFSSTLSSSGGGHHGPSYLTLEQKAAFVFVLLLFIFLALLIVRCFRILLDPYRSMPSSNWTDHTEKDTFDYRIV